Part of the Sulfurovum sp. TSL6 genome, CTGGAAGTCAAGCCTCCCATCGCCGATAATACTGCAGGCTACGTCTGTGGAAATGTAGGTCGCTGCCACTTTGAGTTTATAACACACACTTCATTCTTAAACAATCAATCAACTCTTATCAATATAAGCAATATCCCAAAAATTATTTATTACTTTTTTTACTTTATCTATCTATATTACTTTTACAAACTTTTGAAATTTTATTTTATGCGTATTATTATTCATTCTGTATTGGAAGTTTGACATTTAAATCTTTGATTAACACTTTATTTACTCCTCATTAACTCCTATCGTTTATAATGTTATTAGAAAAGGTGACCATCTCCCTTTCCAAGAGATTAGTTTTACTCCTTGTCCAAAATTTGTAACAACTTCCTTGTTTCTCTTGGTACCGGTCATCTTTTTACTGAAGAGCCTATCCCTCCCAAACCTTCTTAAACGTACTTTACGATAAAATACTCTTAATTAACTATACATTTCAGGAAACAATCATGTCTAAAAAAATTGCATCTGCAAGAATCTCTGAAAAGAGTTCACAATTACTTCAAGATCTCAATAACTCACTTCCATTTGATAAAGTACTCTACGCTGAAGATATAGAGGGTTCACGTGCACATGCTTATATGCTTTGTGAACAGGGTATCATCTCTAAAGAGGATTATGAGAAGATAGAAGGCGGATTGTATGAGATACTGGGTGAAATAGAATCCGGTGTCTTTAAACTTGATGGTGATGATGAAGATATCCACATGGCAATAGAAGGAAGACTGACTGAAAAGGTTGGCGATGCAGGTAAACGTATGCATACTGCACGTAGCCGTAATGACCAGATAGCACTTGACTTCAGACTCTATGTACAGAACAACACAAAAGCCATTGCAGAGCTGCTTTTAAAGAACATTACTACACTTGTAAATGTAGCAGAAGAAAATGCAGAAGTGATGCTCCCTGGTATGACACACTTGCAGCATGCTCAGCCTATAAACTTTGGTTACCATATGATGGCTTATGCAAGTATGTTTAAACGTGACTATGAGCGTTTTATGAGCTCTTATGAGCGTAACAACTACTCTCCTATTGGTTGTGCTGCATTGGCCGGTACACCACACCCTATTAACAGACAGACTACTTCAGATAAATTGGGCTTCAATGCTCCGACTTTAAACTGTCTTGACACGGTTAGTGATCGTGACTTTGCCTTAGAGATCCTTTTTAATATTTCTACTATGATGATGCATATGAGCCGTTTGAGTGAAGAGCTGATCTTGTGGTCTGCAAGTGAATTTAGATGGGTAACACTTTCGGACCGTCATGCAACAGGTTCTTCCATCATGCCACAAAAGAAAAATCCTGACATCCCTGAACTTCTCAGAGGAAAAACAGGACGTGTAAACGGTAACCTGGTTGCACTTCTTACAGTCATGAAAGGTTTACCACTTGCGTACAACAAAGATATGCAAGAGGACAAAGAGGGTGTATTTGACTCTGTGAGAACAGCCACACTTTCACTACAAGTACTCGAGGAGATGATAGCAGACATGACAGTCAATGCAGAGCAGATGGAAGCCGCATGTATGATAGGCCATCTCTCTGCAACAGACCTTGCCGATTACCTCGTAAAAGAAGCAGGACTTCCTTTCCGTGATGCCTACCACATCACAGGTAATGCAGTAAACTTGGCAGAAGAGAAAGGGCTTGATATCTCTGAACTTTCTTTGGAAGATCTGCAAAGCATAGACGAACGTATAGGTGAAGGTGTAGTAGCTCTCCTTGACAACCGTGCTTCTATGAATGCCCGCCAGTCAGAAGGCGGAACTGCTACTGTGAGAACTTTAGAGCAGGTTGAGAGTTTGAAGGATTGGTTAGATAAACAAAAGTAGTTCTCCTTATCGTCATCATGACGAGCAGGAGAGACAGATGTTTTTGTGTTCTTCTGGTGTCTCCCCAGCAAAATGTTCAAACTCTGGCAGTTCGTCAAATGGATGAGCTGCGATATACAGCAGTGTCTCTACCATAGAAAAATCCCCTTTTTGCGCAAGGTCTATCGCTTCTTGGAGCATATAGTTTTTCAGGACATATTTCGGGTTGGTTTTTAACATCGCTTTTTGGCGTTCATCTTGTGTGCGGGTTTCCTTTGACAAACGTTTATCATACAGGTTAAGCCAGCCGTCGACAGGTACAGGATTCATGGCGATATCAAAGAGGGGCATTCTGTCACCGTCATAGCGGCTGAGAGTTCGGAAGAAAAGAGTATGGTCCACGTAGGAGTCTTGCAGTGTGCCTACGAGATCTTTGATGAGTTCAACATCTTCATCCAGTTTTACAGCCAGTCCCAGTTTTTCGCGCATGACATCGATATAGGCATCAGGGTAGAGGAAGTTACCAAAATCATCGAGTTTCTTTTGCATTCTCTCTTTATCAATGATCGGAGTAAGTGCTTTGGAGAGCATGGTGAGGTTCCAGTAAGAGACATTGGGTTGGTCACCGTAGCTGTAGCGGCCTGCCTTATCGGTTTTGTTACAGACAAATCCGTAGTCAAAATCATCCAGCATGGCATAAGGCCCATAGTCGATGGTGAGACCTGCGATGGACATATTGTCTGTATTCATGACACCATGGTTAAAGCCTATGCCTTGCCACTGTGCTATCAGCTTTGCCGTTCGCTCAACGACTTCACAAAAAAACTTATAATAGCGATCTTCGTCATCCTGCAAGTTCGGGTAGGATTCGGTGATGACATAGTCTGTGAGAGATCTGAGTTTATCGTACTCTTTAAAGTAGTAAAAGTATTCAAACGTACCAAAACGTACCCAACTTGGTGACATTCGCATCACAATGGCGCCGCGTTCTATTTGATTTCGTAGGATCTTCGTTTGCGATCCGATGATACCAAGAGCCCTTGTTGTAGGGATGCCAAGATGGTGCATCGCTTCGCTCATCAGGTATTCTCGTATGGAAGAGGGCAGGGCCGCGCGGCCGTCTGATGTGCGTGAGTAGAGTGTCTCTCCACTTCCTTTGGTTTGGAGGTGCCAGCCATTGATGCTTCCCAGGTTGATAGCCCTTCCATCTCCCAGACGTGGTGCGTAATTGCCAAACTGATGCCCAGCATAGCACATGGAAAAGGGACGTGCCCCTTGGGGAATGAAGGTACCGTTGAGCAGTGCTACAAAACGGGGATCATCCTTGCTGTTGTTATCAAGATCGATCAGTTCTGCCGCCATAGGATTGAAGCTGATCAGATACGGATCATCAAGTGGTGTGGGATCGGTCATATCGTAAAATTCGCTATCTAGCGAAAGATATGCAGTTTGAAATTTAAGCTCATTAAGTGTCATAAGAACGTTTTACATTTGTTATGCTTAAGTTCAGGTAAGCTTTTACTTTTTGCATGGTATTTTCTTTCTTTTATCCTACCTATTTACTTTTATAGCTAATATAGTATGATTCCACACTCAATTTATACGCTAAGGTATCTTCATGTTTAAAAAAATTGTCTCTTTTTGTATTATACTCACTACATTTTCTTATAGTTTCATCAATATAGAACCTCCTGTTATCGGAGAGAAAGAGGGTTTGTCCGGTGAGGTTTCATTGGGGGCTAAATATAGTTCAGGTAATACAGATTCACGTTCAGCCGGATTAGCGGCTAAAGGGGAGTACAGTGAAAAAGAGTGGCTTATTTATCTTATCGCTTCTTATACCTATGGAGAATCAAACGATCTAAAAGATACAAATGATGGTCAGTTTCATCTTCGTTATGTACATTCCATCATAGATACCACCTATGATTATGAATTTTTTCTTCAAACTGAATTTAATGAGTTTCAAGAGATAAAAGAAAGAAATTTGGCAGGGGCCAATATTCGAAAAAAGTTAGACCTTCCTTTTGATAAGTTTTATGTAGCATTGGGTCTTTTTTATTCTTATACGGAACCAGATACAATTAGTGCCCTCGACCCGATATACAGACGAACACGTATGAACAGTTATGTCTCTTTTTTAAAAAATATAAATAAAAACTTTTCCATAACCTATCTTGGGTTTTATCAACCCAATGTTGAAGCGTTTTCAGACTTCAGAATATCGCAAACCCTACAACTCAATACTATTATAACGGAAGATCTCACATTTACATTTGATATCAATCACAATTATAATGCAACACCCTATCATGAGATTGAAAAAAGTGATATCCGTTCTACTATTAATTTGAGATATAAGTTCAAATAGCAATCTCTTACTTTTCTCTCGCTGCCACGTTGTCGTGGTAAGGCCTATTTCACTTGAATGACTCATAGATATTGGTCGTTTGATCTTATTTTTATTACAATATTTACCAACATTATGCTATTGTTCCTCCAAATAAAAATATCAACGATCCAAAGGAATAAAGATGCAGGTATCAGTAGAGTATCTAGGTGAGAAAAAATTTAAAGCAAATACAATCAAGTCTTCATATATTTTAGACTGTAAAGAGATCACTCCGGTGGAGTATTTCGCGACGGGTGTCATAGGATGTACGGGGATAGACCTTGTAATGATGGCTGAAAAGGATGGCTTTGAAGTGACGAATTATTCTGTAAAGGCAGAGATAGAGAGAACAGAGACTGTCCCTATGAAGTTTGCATCTATGCACATCATCTATGCGTTTGACGGGGCATTTGATGCGACTAAAGCAAAACGTTATATAGGGGCATCTTTAGAGAGTTACTGTACAACGGTGAACTCTATCCGTGATTCAGTGAAGGTGAGTTATACGATCATACAAAATGGTGAGAAGATCGCTGACAAAGAAGAACTTGTCTCCATGAGCGTACCGCTTGAAGACGGTTTCGGAGGAGCTTGCTGCTCGTAGCTTTTAAAGCTCGTCAATTTTATTGATGAGCGATGGGATACGTTTGGCTTTGAGTTTGTTCCCGTCTACTTTTGCTACAGGCTGTTTCTTACACAGTTTGCACATACTGATACATGACTTCACTATGACCATGTCATCTGGAAATGCCTTTATCAGTTTCTTCTGAAGCTTATTGACCTTCGAGAATTTTTTACATATCTGTATCTTCATATTTTACTATAGCATATTTTTTCTGCTTCAGATACTTTTTACTCTTAGAGGAGTATCATAATGTTAGCTCATAAACTAAAAGGACATAGTATGAATCCTGTAGAACAAGATATTGCAAGAAGAAAAAATGAGATCATAGCAGAGGTGAATGCACTTTTTAATGCAAATATAAAGTTTACTGATTGGGATGTACCTGAAGCAGATAATGAACTTGCAGGAAAACTTATTTTAGAGATTATGCAAGAAGCACTTGATGGATTGAAAGCAAAATTGGATGCGGGTGAGTTGAAATAGCATACCTATAAAAAATGTAGCGGATCTTTTCATTCTCTCCTGCTAACCCATGAGAGAAGATTTTTAGATAAGTCCAAGTTCTGCAAGCAGTGCTTTGATCGTAGGTGAAATGTTACTTAACTCTTTCATAAATGTTCCCCAGGCCATATCTTCCCTGTACCACTCTTCGATGCGTTTCATTGAGTCGCTTTTTTCTTCTTCTGTAAGCGCGTCTGATTTGTCAATAGTGTCTTTGATCTTTTCTAAGTGTTTTAAGTTGCTGCCACTCATTGTGTATCCTTTTGGTAGATATCATATGATTATTATAGGATGATAATACTTTCAAACATATATGATACGACCTAATACACATTTCGCTATAATGCCAACCCAAATTAGCCCCATACATGGATATATAATGATACAACTTACAAACCTCTCTAAAAGCTTTGGGGGACAAACCCTTTTTAAAGATGTCAACCTCAAGCTTTCACCTGGACAGAAAATTGGACTTGTCGGACGTAACGGGTCTGGTAAATCGACGCTTTTTAAGATCATCCTTGGTGAAGAGAGTTATGATTCCGGAGATGTAAGTATTCCCAAGAACTACATGATAGGTACACTTAAACAACATCTTGTGTTTACAGAACCTACAGTACGTGAAGAGTGTGCATTGGTACTTCCTGAAGATGAACAATGGAACTTTTATAAGATAGAAAAACTGCTTTTTGGACTGGGGTTTTCAGCAGAAGATCTGGAGAAAGATCCTATGAGTTTTTCCGGAGGATACCAGATACGTATCAATCTTGTGAAACTTTTGGCAACAGAGCCCAATATGTTATTGCTAGATGAACCTACCAACTACCTTGACCTACCTTCTTTACGATGGTTGAAAGGGTTCATTAGGGAGTTTGAGGGTGAAGTGATACTCATCACACACGACCGTGACTTTATGGACGCTGTGACGACCCATACGATGGGTATACAGCGTAAAGGACTTCGTTTGGTGCAGGGTGACAGTTATAAGTACTACTCGACACTTGAGATGGAAGATGAAACGTATGAAAAAACCAAGGCAAATCAAGATAAAAAGCGTAAAGAACTTGAAGACTTTGTCGCACGTAATAAAGCCAGAGCATCTACAGCTGCACTTGCACAGTCCAAGCAAAAAGAACTGGACAAGATGGATGACATGGAAGATTTGCAGAATGATGCTACTTTGTCATTCAGTTTCAAATATAAGGAGACACCTGCAAAAGTCATTTTCCGTGCAGAAGATCTGGGCTTTGGGTACAACCCTGAAGAACCATTGTTTCAAGGCATTACTTTTGCTATGGAGAAGGGTAAACGTCTGGCTATTATCGGTAAGAATGGTAAGGGTAAGTCAACGCTGCTCAATTACATTGCAGGAGAATTACCACTCCAACAGGGGAAGCTTGACTTTCATCCTTCTACCACATTCGCGCACTTTGGACAGACGAACATCGAAAGACTGAATGTCAAATCAACGATCATTGATGAGATCGCTTCAGTCAATAAAGATATAGGTATACCAGAGTCACGCAGTATTGCTGGGCGTATGATGTTCTCAGGAGACCTTGCGGATAAAAAGATAGAAGTACTTTCCGGAGGAGAGCGCAGCCGTGTCATGCTAGGAAAGATCATCGCAACACCCGCAAATCTTCTCTTCCTTGATGAACCCACCAACCACCTTGATATGCAGTCCATTGATGCTCTGGCAGATGCCATAGAAGACTTTGAAGGTTCTCTCATTATGGTCACGCACTCAGAGATGCTGTTAAGAAGATTGGCTGACGCGCTTATTATCTTTCATAAGGGTGGTGCAGAGTATTTTGAGGGTACCTATGATGAATTTCTGGAAAAGATAGGTTGGGAAGAGGAAGAAGGGGCAGCACCTAAAAAGAAGAAACCTAAGATCAACCATAAAGAACGCAAGAAACTGCGTAAAGCTGTGATACAGGAACGTAATGAACTGCGTAAGCCTTATACGAAAGAGATAAAGCTCTGTGAAGAAAAAATTGAAGGGCTTGAAGCAGAACTTGAGGCTAAAAATGCAGAGCTTGAAAAAGCATCAAACTCTGGTGACAACGCTGTCATTATGGAACTTTCACGTGAAGTAGGTCTTGTACAGCAGGAAGTGGATGCACTGTTCGAACGTTTGGAAATAGCTACGGAAAAAGATGATGAGATCGTGGCTGAGTATGAACTCAAGCTTGAAGAGATAGACGCATAATTGATTTGTTATGCATTTAATTTTTATAATTTAGGAAATTCCCGTAAAGGTCTACTTATGGTGTTGTTTCTCCCTTCATTTTTTTAGAAAAAACGAAGCAAAAAAGCGTCGTGGCTCTCGAATCGCTTCGCTTTCAAGGGCGTTCGCCACGACAATGTTTTATTATTATCTGGACTATCGTCACGTATTCACTTTCTAAAGTATAAAAACTTTAATTAATAAATTCTATCTATTCAATGACACGCAGTGTGCTCTGTTACTGTGAACACCCTTGAAAGCGAAGCGATTTGAGAACAGTAACGACTTTTGTTACTTTTCTAGAAAAGTAAAGGGAAAAGAAAGCCTCAAGTTCAATTTTGAGGGAGTTTTTTAGATGAAGGAAATTAATTCCCCAAAAGAGTTTTTATAAACTCTTATGCGGATCTTCGTGGCTGTGATCCCAGGTAAGTTTTCCTCCGCCTAACAGGTGGAAATGGAGGTGAAATACTTCTTGTCCTCCATCTGGACCATTGTTGGTGATGAGTCTGTAACCTGATTCATCGATACCCACTTTTGTCGCGACTTCCTGTGCAAAACTGGTGAGTCCTGCTATGGTCTCCGGTGTGGCATCCTGAAAACAATCTACATGTGTTTTCGGGATGATAAGAATATGGATTGGTGCCTTAGGGTAGAGATCATGAAATGCTAAAAAATGTTCACTCTCATGGACGGTGTTATTGGGGATTTCTTTGTTTACTATTTTACAGAATATGCACATGCCGTGCTCCTTTAATCGGTTGATTTATTTTCTTTTTTTCTTATCATATCAACTTGTGTATACCCCTGTCAAGCAAGGATATTTTTAGTGTGATTCTAAGTTTCATAGAGGTAAAGTATAACACAGATAAGTAGTAATAAATCCCATTGTTAGTAATTTTTAGATAAAATCACAACAATACACAGAAGTCATATAGAGGTTAAATGGAAAATTTAGAAGAGAAAATTGTTCAGGCTGATTCGCTTGAAACATTAGAAAAAGTACGTGTTGAGCTTTTTGGGAAGAAGGGTGTTTTAGCAGCAGAGTTTGCTAAGATGAAAGATGTACCCGGACCAGAGAAAAAAGCATTTGCAGAGGGACTGAACAAAAGTAAAGCCGCATTGCAAGCAAGTTTTGATGCACGTTACGAAGTGCTTAAGTCTGAAGAGATAGAGAAAGTACTTAAAAGTGAAGCGATAGATGTTTCACTGTATGGCACACTGGCACAAAAAGGTGCACTGCATCCGGTGATGGAGACGATGGACAAGATCATTGACTATTTTGTAGCGTTGAACTTTGCTGTGGAGAGCGGTCCTATGGTGGAAGATGACTTCCATAACTTTGAAGCCCTTAACCTGCCTAAATACCACCCTGCACGTGATATGCAGGATACATTCTATTTTAAGGATGGCGGACTTTTACGTACACATACTTCTCCGGTACAGATACGTACGATGATGGAGACCAAACCTCCTATTCGTATGATCGCTCCGGGGACAGTGTTCAGACGTGATTATGACTTGACGCATACACCTATGTTCCATCAGGTTGAAGGTCTTGTGGTCGATGAGAAAGGTAAAGTGAGCTTTGCAAACCTCAAAGCTATTTTGACAGATTTCCTACAGTATATGTTTGGGGATGTTGAAGTACGTTTCAGACCGAGTTTCTTTCCGTTTACCGAACCGTCTGCTGAAGTAGATATCTCTTGTATCTTTTGTGCAGGTGAAGGATGCAGGGTCTGTTCACATACAGGTTGGCTGGAAGTGCTTGGATGCGGGATCGTTGATCCGAATGTCTTCAAGGCAGTAGGATACGAAGATGTGAGCGGATATGCCTTTGGTTTGGGTGTGGAGCGTTTTGCAATGCTTATGCATAAAATACCTGATCTGAGATCTTTATTTGAAGGTGATATTCGTTTGTTGGAGCAGTTTAGATGATAGTAACAAGAAGTTGGTTAAATGAATTTATAGACCTTAGTGATGTGTCTAACGAGAAGCTTTATGAAACGTTTAACTCCATAGGACTGGAAGTTGACAGTCTGACTCAAATAGAGATAGCGGAAAAAGTAGTGGTAGGGAAGATCCTTTCTTGTGAAAAACATCCTGATGCAGATAAACTCAATGTATGTAAGATAGATGTGGGAAGCGGAACAAGACAGATCGTCTGTGGTGCAGCTAATGTAGTGGATGCAGAATATGTGGCAGTAGCAACGATAGGTGCTGTACTCCCTGGTGACTTTAAGATCAAACATGCGAAACTCCGTGGTGTCGAGAGTGAAGGTATGGTATGTGCTTCTTCTGAACTTGGCTTACCCGATACGGGCAAAGGGATCATGATACTGGATGAAAGTATCGGTAAACTTGAAGCGGGTAAAGAGTTATGTTCTTATGAAAAGGTAGCAGACACACTCATCGAGCTTGAACTGACTGCCAACAGAGGGGATTGTCTAAGCATTTATGGTGTGGCAAGAGACTTGAGTACCGCACTTGATATTGAGTTGAAAACGTTTGAATATAAACAAGAAGAGAAGATCAAACTGGGTATCGCCAGAGAAGCAGAGCTTCACCATACAGGTGAAATGGATGCCGATCTCCATTATAAACTGGCAACGATAGAAAATATTTCCAGTAATTTCCTTGTACAGTTACGTTTAGCCATGGTAGGTGTAGAAGCCGAAGGAAAACTTGCAAGTATGCTGGCATATGCAACGCATACCACAGGCGTAGTGTTACGTGCCTATAACAGTAAAATATTCCGTAATGAGGAAAATAAGATCTCTGTACAGACGGTAGCAAAAGCAAAAGGTATTATCGAGATCATCGGAAATGAGAAAGTACTTTCTGTCGTAGGTGTGCTGCAAGAAGAAGAGTGCATAGCAAATGATAAGACGAAAGAGCTCTTGATAGAAGCCAGCTATATCAATCCTGATACGTTAGTGGAGGCTGTTGCGAACACTTCTTTGACAACGGATGAACTTTATTACAAGACATCAAGAGGTTCCAATCCTGATCTCTATTTCGGGTTATCGTTCTTGGCTTCTATGATGGACAATTATACAGATATCTCTTGTTATGAAGGTTCACTGATCGTGAGTGCTGAAAAAGAGCATGAAACTGTTATCGTAGATGCAAAAGAGATCTCTGCTATCATTGGTATGGATATTGAAATAGGAAAGATCGTAACCATTCTTCATAAACTTGGATTTGAGATCAATTCTATGGGGCATGATCTTATTGCTGCAGTGGTACCGCACTTTAGACATGACATTAAGCATTTACAGGATATCGCAGAAGAGATCGTACGTATCGTTGGGATCAATAACATAGAAGCCAAACCTTTTGTTTTTGCTGAAAAACCGCGTCTTAATGCTACAACCGATAGATATAAAGCAAAAAAAGCGTTTAAGAACCGTGCAGTAGGTGTATCATTCAATGAGAATGTATCGTATGTATTTTCTGAAAGATCTCTTTTGGAAAAATGTGGTTTTTCTACGTTAGAGGAAACACTTGAGCTCGCTAATCCTATCGCAGAAGAGCTCAATACATTGAGATCAACGATCTTGGTTAACTTGCTTAATGCAGTAAAGCGTAATGTGAGTTATAGTAAAAAATCGATTCCTCTGTTTGAGATAGGTGCAGTATTTGGAAGTAAGAGAGAAGAGCGTGAAGTGATCGCTTTTGTTTTTTCCGGACAAGTTGAGAGTGAAAATGTAAGAAATGCCGGGAAACCGAAGATGATCGACTTTGCCTCTTTTACCCAAAAAGTAGGTGCAGTTATCGGTGCATTTGAACTGGTACCTTGTACTTATGAAAATGGTCTTATCCATCCATATCAATCTGCAAATATCATTGTAGATGGAAAAGTGTGCGGATTCATTTCAAAGTTACATCTAACAGTGCAGGAAAGTTTTGGTATTCCTGAGACATTCATCGCGGAGATTGATTTTGATGCCTTATTGCCTAAGCATATCAATGCAACACCTATCTCTAAGTTCCAAGGTGTTTATAAAGACCTCTCTGTAGTGATCGATAAATCTTTGAACTACTATGAAGTAGCTAAAGTACTCAATGCACTTGAA contains:
- the argH gene encoding argininosuccinate lyase translates to MSKKIASARISEKSSQLLQDLNNSLPFDKVLYAEDIEGSRAHAYMLCEQGIISKEDYEKIEGGLYEILGEIESGVFKLDGDDEDIHMAIEGRLTEKVGDAGKRMHTARSRNDQIALDFRLYVQNNTKAIAELLLKNITTLVNVAEENAEVMLPGMTHLQHAQPINFGYHMMAYASMFKRDYERFMSSYERNNYSPIGCAALAGTPHPINRQTTSDKLGFNAPTLNCLDTVSDRDFALEILFNISTMMMHMSRLSEELILWSASEFRWVTLSDRHATGSSIMPQKKNPDIPELLRGKTGRVNGNLVALLTVMKGLPLAYNKDMQEDKEGVFDSVRTATLSLQVLEEMIADMTVNAEQMEAACMIGHLSATDLADYLVKEAGLPFRDAYHITGNAVNLAEEKGLDISELSLEDLQSIDERIGEGVVALLDNRASMNARQSEGGTATVRTLEQVESLKDWLDKQK
- a CDS encoding YdiU family protein translates to MTLNELKFQTAYLSLDSEFYDMTDPTPLDDPYLISFNPMAAELIDLDNNSKDDPRFVALLNGTFIPQGARPFSMCYAGHQFGNYAPRLGDGRAINLGSINGWHLQTKGSGETLYSRTSDGRAALPSSIREYLMSEAMHHLGIPTTRALGIIGSQTKILRNQIERGAIVMRMSPSWVRFGTFEYFYYFKEYDKLRSLTDYVITESYPNLQDDEDRYYKFFCEVVERTAKLIAQWQGIGFNHGVMNTDNMSIAGLTIDYGPYAMLDDFDYGFVCNKTDKAGRYSYGDQPNVSYWNLTMLSKALTPIIDKERMQKKLDDFGNFLYPDAYIDVMREKLGLAVKLDEDVELIKDLVGTLQDSYVDHTLFFRTLSRYDGDRMPLFDIAMNPVPVDGWLNLYDKRLSKETRTQDERQKAMLKTNPKYVLKNYMLQEAIDLAQKGDFSMVETLLYIAAHPFDELPEFEHFAGETPEEHKNICLSCSS
- a CDS encoding DUF481 domain-containing protein — encoded protein: MFKKIVSFCIILTTFSYSFINIEPPVIGEKEGLSGEVSLGAKYSSGNTDSRSAGLAAKGEYSEKEWLIYLIASYTYGESNDLKDTNDGQFHLRYVHSIIDTTYDYEFFLQTEFNEFQEIKERNLAGANIRKKLDLPFDKFYVALGLFYSYTEPDTISALDPIYRRTRMNSYVSFLKNINKNFSITYLGFYQPNVEAFSDFRISQTLQLNTIITEDLTFTFDINHNYNATPYHEIEKSDIRSTINLRYKFK
- a CDS encoding OsmC family protein, coding for MQVSVEYLGEKKFKANTIKSSYILDCKEITPVEYFATGVIGCTGIDLVMMAEKDGFEVTNYSVKAEIERTETVPMKFASMHIIYAFDGAFDATKAKRYIGASLESYCTTVNSIRDSVKVSYTIIQNGEKIADKEELVSMSVPLEDGFGGACCS
- a CDS encoding DUF1450 domain-containing protein; amino-acid sequence: MKIQICKKFSKVNKLQKKLIKAFPDDMVIVKSCISMCKLCKKQPVAKVDGNKLKAKRIPSLINKIDEL
- a CDS encoding ABC-F family ATP-binding cassette domain-containing protein, translating into MIQLTNLSKSFGGQTLFKDVNLKLSPGQKIGLVGRNGSGKSTLFKIILGEESYDSGDVSIPKNYMIGTLKQHLVFTEPTVREECALVLPEDEQWNFYKIEKLLFGLGFSAEDLEKDPMSFSGGYQIRINLVKLLATEPNMLLLDEPTNYLDLPSLRWLKGFIREFEGEVILITHDRDFMDAVTTHTMGIQRKGLRLVQGDSYKYYSTLEMEDETYEKTKANQDKKRKELEDFVARNKARASTAALAQSKQKELDKMDDMEDLQNDATLSFSFKYKETPAKVIFRAEDLGFGYNPEEPLFQGITFAMEKGKRLAIIGKNGKGKSTLLNYIAGELPLQQGKLDFHPSTTFAHFGQTNIERLNVKSTIIDEIASVNKDIGIPESRSIAGRMMFSGDLADKKIEVLSGGERSRVMLGKIIATPANLLFLDEPTNHLDMQSIDALADAIEDFEGSLIMVTHSEMLLRRLADALIIFHKGGAEYFEGTYDEFLEKIGWEEEEGAAPKKKKPKINHKERKKLRKAVIQERNELRKPYTKEIKLCEEKIEGLEAELEAKNAELEKASNSGDNAVIMELSREVGLVQQEVDALFERLEIATEKDDEIVAEYELKLEEIDA
- a CDS encoding histidine triad nucleotide-binding protein — protein: MCIFCKIVNKEIPNNTVHESEHFLAFHDLYPKAPIHILIIPKTHVDCFQDATPETIAGLTSFAQEVATKVGIDESGYRLITNNGPDGGQEVFHLHFHLLGGGKLTWDHSHEDPHKSL
- the pheS gene encoding phenylalanine--tRNA ligase subunit alpha — its product is MENLEEKIVQADSLETLEKVRVELFGKKGVLAAEFAKMKDVPGPEKKAFAEGLNKSKAALQASFDARYEVLKSEEIEKVLKSEAIDVSLYGTLAQKGALHPVMETMDKIIDYFVALNFAVESGPMVEDDFHNFEALNLPKYHPARDMQDTFYFKDGGLLRTHTSPVQIRTMMETKPPIRMIAPGTVFRRDYDLTHTPMFHQVEGLVVDEKGKVSFANLKAILTDFLQYMFGDVEVRFRPSFFPFTEPSAEVDISCIFCAGEGCRVCSHTGWLEVLGCGIVDPNVFKAVGYEDVSGYAFGLGVERFAMLMHKIPDLRSLFEGDIRLLEQFR
- the pheT gene encoding phenylalanine--tRNA ligase subunit beta, coding for MIVTRSWLNEFIDLSDVSNEKLYETFNSIGLEVDSLTQIEIAEKVVVGKILSCEKHPDADKLNVCKIDVGSGTRQIVCGAANVVDAEYVAVATIGAVLPGDFKIKHAKLRGVESEGMVCASSELGLPDTGKGIMILDESIGKLEAGKELCSYEKVADTLIELELTANRGDCLSIYGVARDLSTALDIELKTFEYKQEEKIKLGIAREAELHHTGEMDADLHYKLATIENISSNFLVQLRLAMVGVEAEGKLASMLAYATHTTGVVLRAYNSKIFRNEENKISVQTVAKAKGIIEIIGNEKVLSVVGVLQEEECIANDKTKELLIEASYINPDTLVEAVANTSLTTDELYYKTSRGSNPDLYFGLSFLASMMDNYTDISCYEGSLIVSAEKEHETVIVDAKEISAIIGMDIEIGKIVTILHKLGFEINSMGHDLIAAVVPHFRHDIKHLQDIAEEIVRIVGINNIEAKPFVFAEKPRLNATTDRYKAKKAFKNRAVGVSFNENVSYVFSERSLLEKCGFSTLEETLELANPIAEELNTLRSTILVNLLNAVKRNVSYSKKSIPLFEIGAVFGSKREEREVIAFVFSGQVESENVRNAGKPKMIDFASFTQKVGAVIGAFELVPCTYENGLIHPYQSANIIVDGKVCGFISKLHLTVQESFGIPETFIAEIDFDALLPKHINATPISKFQGVYKDLSVVIDKSLNYYEVAKVLNALELPMLRDSYPVDIYEDEKLGDKKSLTVRFFIQAMEKTLEESDIEAVMGHIMTALETECKAELR